From a region of the Tolypothrix sp. NIES-4075 genome:
- a CDS encoding AAA family ATPase encodes MVNNQQFPSEYHTASASERLAYYDSYTMAHPYLDIAFETLKPIINNCGDSRIIFIVGPTGVGKTKLRLLIEKWIIESSLSLLEVNKGCILVASIEARLFSGGLFNFKDHLKRCLYALAEAPELIQNKRNYGTSGVSHNSDGQLIIKPAILETELGWALEQALKQRRPKIFFIDEAHHLLAVASGRKLTDVPEAIKSLASLTQVLHGLIGTYDLLTLHDIGDQLSRRSIYVHLPRYNAEFIEDREIWHSVIWNFQCQIPTKEPPDFLSHWEYLYSRSLGCVGILKNWSRNALGEALNEDAPTVTLKHLEKRALSVGQCRNILKHIKQGEARYAEIEGKIEELYQDLGLRCPPISKHQTTSQSEIKSQDIEPKKRKKLVGIRKPRRDSIGSENAV; translated from the coding sequence ATGGTAAATAACCAACAATTTCCATCTGAATATCATACAGCTTCAGCATCAGAAAGACTGGCTTATTATGACTCATATACAATGGCACATCCCTATCTGGATATTGCTTTTGAGACTCTCAAGCCAATTATAAATAATTGCGGAGATTCACGAATTATTTTTATTGTTGGTCCAACAGGAGTAGGTAAAACAAAACTACGTCTCCTCATCGAAAAATGGATCATCGAATCATCTTTATCTTTATTAGAAGTTAACAAAGGTTGTATTCTTGTTGCTAGTATTGAGGCACGTTTATTCTCAGGAGGATTATTCAATTTTAAAGACCATCTTAAACGTTGTTTATATGCACTGGCAGAAGCACCAGAGCTAATTCAAAATAAGAGAAATTATGGAACTTCGGGCGTATCTCATAATTCTGATGGTCAATTAATAATTAAACCAGCAATTTTAGAGACTGAATTAGGATGGGCACTAGAGCAAGCTTTGAAACAGAGAAGACCGAAAATATTTTTTATTGATGAAGCGCATCATTTATTAGCTGTAGCTAGTGGAAGAAAACTAACAGATGTACCTGAAGCAATTAAATCATTAGCTTCTCTCACTCAAGTTTTGCATGGATTAATTGGAACTTATGATTTACTAACCCTTCATGATATAGGCGACCAATTAAGTAGACGTAGTATTTATGTTCATCTGCCTCGTTACAATGCCGAATTTATAGAAGATAGAGAAATTTGGCACTCAGTAATTTGGAATTTTCAGTGTCAAATACCAACAAAAGAGCCACCAGATTTTCTATCGCATTGGGAATATTTGTATTCACGCAGCTTAGGATGTGTTGGTATCCTCAAAAATTGGTCAAGAAATGCCCTTGGAGAAGCACTAAATGAAGATGCTCCTACTGTTACGCTCAAACATTTAGAGAAAAGGGCTTTATCAGTTGGTCAATGTCGAAATATTCTCAAACATATTAAACAAGGAGAAGCTAGATATGCAGAAATTGAAGGAAAGATAGAAGAGTTATATCAAGACTTAGGTTTACGCTGTCCACCTATATCCAAACATCAAACAACCTCACAATCTGAAATCAAATCTCAAGATATTGAGCCGAAAAAACGAAAAAAATTAGTGGGAATTCGTAAACCCAGACGAGATTCAATAGGGAGCGAAAATGCAGTTTGA
- a CDS encoding TniQ family protein, translated as MQFDKLTLYRSYDLHTPDIPERSVLYFLEPINVGAIECESLISYLIRLAEVHCVTPDKLIKHKIYPFFWGHDDLSGSCKGIVGRTFTNRSYIKLLNFSGWYTSKLVESLEILTLRSDLTCLTMMHWHELITYVYLLRDCKAWCPLCYSYWHQNKLPIYEPLLWSFEPVAVCPQHHYPLITQCPHCNQKLPIIAPNSRTGYCNHCGEWLGNLEKYHIKSNALYHSEIALQSELIKILGSLIAFNTKVFESETTRFYRQIIAYFQLKELSSLELSNHQISQKRIHKCMSHIEHTIEDFWKLSSRVALEKSSKN; from the coding sequence ATGCAGTTTGACAAATTAACCTTATATCGAAGTTATGATTTGCATACTCCAGATATCCCAGAACGTAGTGTTTTATATTTTTTAGAGCCAATTAATGTTGGAGCTATTGAATGTGAAAGTTTAATTAGCTATCTCATTCGTTTAGCTGAGGTTCATTGCGTTACTCCGGATAAATTAATCAAGCATAAAATATACCCATTTTTTTGGGGGCATGATGACTTATCGGGATCTTGTAAGGGAATTGTTGGTAGGACTTTTACAAATCGTTCTTATATCAAGTTACTAAACTTTAGTGGTTGGTATACATCTAAATTAGTTGAATCTCTAGAAATTCTCACTTTACGTAGTGATTTAACCTGTCTAACTATGATGCATTGGCATGAATTAATAACTTATGTTTATTTACTTCGTGATTGCAAAGCTTGGTGCCCTTTATGCTACAGCTATTGGCATCAAAATAAATTACCTATATACGAACCATTACTTTGGTCTTTTGAGCCAGTTGCAGTATGCCCCCAACATCATTATCCTCTAATTACACAATGTCCTCATTGCAATCAGAAATTACCTATCATAGCTCCTAACTCGCGGACTGGATATTGTAATCATTGTGGAGAATGGTTAGGAAATTTAGAGAAATATCATATAAAATCAAATGCATTATATCACTCAGAAATCGCATTACAATCAGAGCTAATTAAGATTCTTGGTTCATTAATCGCTTTTAACACTAAAGTATTTGAGTCGGAAACTACAAGATTTTACAGACAAATTATTGCATATTTTCAACTAAAAGAATTATCAAGCCTAGAATTATCAAACCATCAAATTTCTCAAAAACGAATACATAAATGCATGAGCCATATAGAACATACTATTGAAGATTTCTGGAAGCTATCATCTAGAGTAGCTTTGGAAAAGTCCTCAAAAAACTAG